From Triticum aestivum cultivar Chinese Spring chromosome 4A, IWGSC CS RefSeq v2.1, whole genome shotgun sequence, a single genomic window includes:
- the LOC123088093 gene encoding uncharacterized protein, with product MRRSDWEDRCRRHPEHRLSKGVCPSCLRDRLAHLSANSSATTTLTRASNSASTSPYSSTDSPPLHRAALSADATSVHVVGSGAGSSFVNVSAFSQPLMPTASKKPAEAKGKEGEAKKKKKSSSKKKIGRFLSRLVGTEKRRKTGEAGDGGELFHSSTMKEKSSTKWVFF from the coding sequence ATGCGGAGGTCGGACTGGGAGGACCGGTGCCGGCGGCACCCGGAGCACCGGCTGTCCAAGGGCGTGTGCCCGAGCTGCCTCCGCGACCGCCTCGCCCACCTCTCCGCCAactcctccgccaccaccacccttACGCGCGCCTCCAACTCGGCCAGCACCTCCCCCTACTCCTCCACCGACTCCCCGCCGCTCCACCGCGCGGCCCTCTCCGCCGACGCCACCTCCGTCCACGTCGTCGGCTCCGGGGCCGGCTCCTCCTTCGTCAACGTCTCCGCCTTCTCGCAGCCGCTCATGCCGACGGCCTCAAAGAAACCAGCAGAAGCCAAGGGAAAGGAGGGcgaggcgaagaagaagaagaagagcagcagcaagaaGAAGATCGGGCGGTTCCTGTCGAGGCTGGTCGGGACGGAGAAGCGGCGGAAAACAGGGgaagcaggcgacggcggcgagctcttccATTCCAGCACCATGAAGGAGAAGTCGTCGACCAAGTGGGTCTTCTTTTGA
- the LOC123088095 gene encoding stress response protein NST1, which produces MPKSLAHCQPRHRYGLRALAPIAVQHFNSRMQAVRPDMEQQVAELRGELRKVREERDRAHRVLEVTEWKALDSANDRTTIETLEARLDASRESESRMLESLSLQTKQLEITKMALEEARIDVASLRDTVQRLEASAVAVAAAKPRGRYDRELQRVSGELRVALAAEEKNKRAMEELVLALKEVNAELHTTRQQLARAQHESETARLESDRLHVSLKRKDDKVRALSDEVARLRSDAEEAFATFRGKEAGFTACMKSSEAELAASRRENARLLESQRSGRHEVAKLRDILKQAVKDTKFVKEALEEARSENAVLKEMVGSKDTAVKCSKEELECLRVSEAAARDSVKELQSLLVATSVSPTPTPSAAAGAGRSFDLEVDPSSPSPRTPTDQLPPEGEGRLSDARMKPPPDGFTLPRQMSESFEGSVYDIFGTVEEPKAEVGVFTRMPTMPGRRRVVMRKVGSLFRWKSFNNK; this is translated from the coding sequence ATGCCTAAAAGTTTAGCGCATTGCCAACCGCGGCACCGTTATGGCCTGAGAGCTCTCGCCCCGATCGCCGTGCAGCATTTCAACAGCCGGATGCAGGCGGTCCGGCCGGACATGGAGCAGCAGGTCGCCGAGCTCCGCGGCGAGCTGCGCAAGGTGCGGGAGGAGCGCGACCGCGCCCACCGCGTCCTGGAGGTGACGGAGTGGAAGGCGCTCGACTCGGCCAACGACCGCACCACCatcgagacgctggaggcgcggcTGGACGCGTCGCGGGAGTCCGAGTCCCGCATGCTCGAGTCGCTCTCGCTGCAGACCAAGCAGCTGGAGATCACCAAGATGGCGCTGGAGGAGGCCCGGATCGACGTGGCGTCGCTGCGGGACACGGTGCAGCGGCTCGAGGCcagcgccgtcgccgtcgccgccgccaagcCGCGGGGCCGGTACGACCGCGAGCTGCAGCGGGTCAGCGGCGAGCTGCGGGTGGCGCTGGCCGCCGAGGAGAAGAACAAGCGGGCCATGGAGGAGCTGGTGCTGGCGCTCAAGGAGGTGAACGCGGAGCTGCACACCACGCGGCAGCAGCTGGCGCGCGCGCAGCACGAGTCGGAGACGGCGCGGCTCGAGTCGGACCGGCTGCACGTGTCCCTGAAGCGCAAGGACGACAAGGTCCGCGCGCTGtccgacgaggtggcccgcctccGCTCCGACGCCGAGGAGGCGTTCGCCACGTTCCGGGGCAAGGAGGCCGGGTTCACGGCGTGCATGAAGTCGTCGGAGGCGGAGCTCGCGGCGTCCCGGCGCGAGAACGCGCGGCTCCTCGAGTCGCAGCGGTCCGGGCGGCACGAGGTGGCCAAGCTGCGGGACATCCTGAAGCAGGCCGTCAAGGACACCAAGTTCGTCAAGGAGGCGCTGGAGGAGGCGAGGAGCGAGAACGCCGTGCTCAAGGAGATGGTCGGGAGCAAGGACACCGCCGTCAAGTGCAGCAAGGAGGAGCTGGAGTGCCTCCGGGTGAGCGAGGCCGCGGCGCGCGACAGCGTCAAGGAGCTGCAGAGCCTGCTGGTGGCCACGTCGGTGAGCCCCACCCCCACGCCgtccgcggcggcgggggcggggaggTCGTTCGACCTGGAGGTcgacccgtcgtcgccgtcgccgcggacGCCGACGGATCAGCTGCCGCCCGAGGGCGAGGGCCGGCTGTCGGACGCGAGGATGAAGCCGCCGCCGGACGGGTTCACGCTGCCGCGGCAGATGTCGGAGAGCTTCGAGGGGTCTGTGTACGACATCTTCGGGACGGTGGAGGAGCCCAAGGCCGAGGTGGGCGTGTTTACGAGGATGCCGACGATGCCTGGCCGGCGGCGCGTGGTCATGCGCAAGGTCGGCAGCTTGTTCCGGTGGAAGAGTTTCAACAACAAGTAG
- the LOC123088096 gene encoding alcohol dehydrogenase-like 7: MEDKRPKPIRCRAAVCRAAGEPLAVEEVVVDPPKAHELRLKIVCTSLCHSDVTFWRMKDFPGVFPRIFGHEAFGVVESVGEHVEGFAAGDAVVPTFLAQCSECADCRSPRSNVCSKYRFAVRPGMPRDDTTRFHDGDGNPIHHLFGVSSFSEYTVVDVTQVVKVAPAVPPATACLLSCGATTGVGAAWKLAKVEPGSSVAIFGLGAVGLAVAEGARICGASKIIGVDLNPDKQELGKKFGVTHYINPKELGEKTVSQVIIEMTDGGADYCFECIGLAALMNDAFQSSRPGWGKTIILGVEMHGAPLTISSLEILHGKCVMGSLFGGVKPKQDIPILADKYLNKELELDKFITHEVGLEDINTAFDLLLQGKSLRCTIWMDK; this comes from the exons ATGGAGGACAAGCGCCCCAAGCCCATCCGCTGCAGAG CGGCCGTGTGCAGGGCCGCCGGCGAGCCGCTGGCCGTGGAGGAGGTGGTCGTGGACCCGCCCAAGGCGCACGAGCTCCGGCTCAAGATCGTCTGCACCTCGCTCTGCCACAGCGACGTCACCTTCTGGCGCATGAAG GACTTCCCCGGCGTCTTCCCGAGGATTTTTGGCCACGAAGCGTTCGG GGTGGTGGAGAGCGTGGGCGAGCACGTGGAGGGCTTCGCGGCGGGGGACGCGGTGGTGCCGACGTTCCTGGCGCAGTGCAGCGAGTGCGCGGACTGCAGGTCGCCGCGGAGCAACGTGTGCTCCAAGTACCGGTTCGCGGTGCGCCCGGGGATGCCCCGCGACGACACCACCCGCTTCCACGACGGCGATGGGAACCCCATCCACCACCTGTTCGGCGTGTCCAGCTTCAGCGAGTACACCGTGGTGGACGTGACCCAGGTCGTCAAGGTCGCCCCCGCCGTGCCGCCGGCCACCGCCTGCCTCCTCAGCTGCGGCGCCACCACCG GGGTCGGAGCGGCATGGAAGCTGGCCAAGGTCGAGCCGGGATCTTCGGTTGCTATCTTCGGCCTCGGCGCCGTGGGATTGGCG GTGGCTGAAGGCGCCAGGATTTGCGGGGCGTCGAAGATCATCGGCGTGGACTTGAACCCCGATAAACAAGAGCTCG GAAAGAAGTTCGGCGTGACACATTACATCAACCCGAAAGAACTTGGGGAGAAAACTGTGAGCCAG GTGATCATCGAGATGACCGACGGCGGCGCCGACTACTGCTTCGAGTGCATCGGCCTGGCGGCGCTCATGAACGATGCCTTCCAGAGCTCCCGGCCg GGATGGGGCAAGACGATCATCCTCGGGGTGGAGATGCACGGCGCCCCTCTCACCATATCTTCGCTGGAGATCCTCCACGGGAAGTGCGTCATGGGGTCGCTCTTCGGAGGCGTGAAGCCCAAGCAGGACATCCCGATCCTCGCCGACAAGTACCTGAACAAG GAGCTGGAGCTGGACAAGTTCATAACCCACGAGGTCGGCCTCGAGGACATCAACACGGCCTTCGACCTGCTGCTGCAGGGGAAGAGCCTCAGGTGCACCATATGGATGGACAAGTGA